The Bombyx mori chromosome 20, ASM3026992v2 genomic sequence ATTtctgaaatatataaatatattataataataaaataatagattaaatagaaaaataattctaagcgataaaaaaaaatataacgacaAGTCTcactcattaataaataaataaaaaactatatacAGTTTAATAAAAATGCTTACTTCTTGTCTCTGAGGTCTAAATAAAGTCCTACCAAATTTTCAATACTACAATGTAGGTAACTAAACGGATTGATCATTTTCATAacaaatacaattaataaatgCAATGTATTCTTGCAGGTAAACCACGTGAGACGCGGGGCGCCTCTGATACCCTATCAGTTAGAAAAGAACCTTTCACTCATCTATCTAAAGAAGAACTAATTGAAGAAGCTAATAAAGTACTAGCTGCTGCACAGAGCGTCACTTGCACTGCTGACCATCCACCAGAGAAATTCTTTTCTCTTCCTCACAGAAGAAAATTCAAAGAAAACGCTAGAAGAAACAGTGACACTTCACCGGATGGTAAAACTCCTTTGGGCAGGTCTACGAGCGATGTGAGCGCCAAGAAAGCTAAAGAAAGGACGTCGCTTTCTACGATATTCCGAAAAGCGCAAAGAAACAAGAGCCCCGGTGAGCCAGTCGTTGTTTCCACAAAACCAGTTGCAGCTGTAAAGAGGAGCAAAAGTGACGTCACCGATCTGAAATCTAATACCAACCTGAACACGCAAAATAAACCAATTAGGAAAAGATCTGGCAGCGAAACTGAAGAATTCCTTAAATCACTCAGGAACAAAAAGTCGCAACTATCGCCCATTATAGAAAGTTCACCGCGAGAAGACTATTTCCAAAAGACTTCTCCACTGGATCTACTTCAGAAGCAAAGGGTGAcaaaaaaagataaagataaagcaGAGgagaaaaaaacagaaaataagaaAGTTAACCCAGTCGAGAAACCGCCAAGATACAAAACTCCTGAGAACCAGGATCCAAAGCCTCCAACAAGAACCAAAAGAGGAAAATCTTCTGAAATAGATAAGTCGCCCTCCATTACCGAAACACCGAAACGAAAATccgaaataaagaaaacaattttagtTGATGAAATAGACGCTTCCAAATCTAAAGAAAATAACTCCGCGGAAGTAAAAGATAAGATAAAAGATAGCATCCGGAAAATCGAAGAGAACGTTTATGGTAGCAAAGATATGATACATAGCAGTCAGCAGCCTCCTGATAAACCGCCGCTGACTAGAGGACAAACTGTGGATCATATcgtaaaaattctaaaagaaGATCAATTTACTTCTCCTAAGTCCCACTTGATCGTACCTCCGAACGGGACTAACGTAAATCAACCATTTTCCTATATTAAGCCCAGTGTGAGTCCTGACCCAAACCTCTTTGTGAGAACTACCAGTCCTGATAGAGTGCCATCTCCAGTTAACAAAATGACCGACAAACGAGTTGTTTACGCACAAGTAATTAAAGATATCGCTGATCACGATAAATCAAAAATTggacacaaaaaaaattctcCAACGCGAGAAAGATATGTACACAATTCAGATGAAGATGAAGGACTCGGCTATGAAGAGAGAAATAAGTTTTCAACCACTCGAACGTATGATTACGATTACAAAGCTAATGAAAACCCACAGTTTAACACGATTGGCAGCTATAAGATAACCGATTCACCAATTAAGCCAAGATTCAGGGAGTACAAGCTCAGGAGCTTCGAAGAGCTGGAACCGACATACGCTAATGACGACTCACACGACTTAATAAATAAGTTTCGAGGAAGGGCCGACGGTATGGACACAAAGAAGAAACAATATGAACCTGAACATACCAAAGTCGATTTGGATTTTAACGAACTAAGTCACCGCCGTCAACTATTAGAATCGCGGTTGAACGCTCGAAGGCTCGAACGAGAACGAAACAATATTGGAGAACCTATTTCCAGGTATTTGGAAACAGACCCGATTTACGAAGCAGAAAAACGAATGAAAGCAACAGAAAGGTTTGTTAATGAAACGGTTAGGTACTGTCGTAATACTGTAGAGAGGGACGGCTTCGCCGAGAGTAGTGTCACTGAAGACTACAGCAAATACGATTCCGATAATCGTAAAGTTAAATACAATACTGAAACGAGAACTTACAAAGATAATAAAGGAGAGATAGACAGAAGAGAGTTCGTTGATAGATACGATTCAAGGTACAAAGAGAACAGGAAGGTGTTCCCTCCTGAACCAGAATATGAACCTCCAAGTCTTGAATCCAATCTACAAAAGCCAGTGCTGACTCCTAAcgaatacaaagaaaaaaaatataaagtgaaAAAGCATGTCACTTCTAGTCAGGACGCCCTGCAAACTGGacacaaattcaaaattaaggACGAATGGTTTGGTAAGCGGAAAGGTCACTACGCATCCAACCCTGAAATCGCTCAGGAACGTGAGGAAGAGTATGCAAATTTACCAAAATTCTCGGAATCTTACCATAATTCTTTACGCCGAGGCAAAAAGGATAAATATCAAGACGATTTTGCGATCAGACGCCACGATTCAGGCGACAGCAGAGATTATTACAGAGACGATCGATCTCCGAGGCGTTACGACATCGATAACAGACTTGTGGACTCTGGAATCGAGAACGATTTCCGTAAGGATTCCAGTGGAGAAATCCACAGACGGTATAGGAGACACGAGAGCGAGGATGACGTCAGGAACACGTCGCTGTTCTTAGACAGCGAGAGAAGGCACACAGAAGATAACTACCCCAGCGAACAGATATACGCGAATGGCGAGTACTTGGCGAGGTTCAAGGATTACAGAGACGAGGAGGAGAGGCGTTACAGAAAAGAGCAGGCAGGAAGGGATCGGAGTGCCGATGACGGGTCTCACTTTGCCCACAAATATGACAGCTACGACAAAAGTCCAAGCAGAACCAATGAAAAAATCAGTGCGAAACCCCCGAAAGCCACCAAAAAACTTTCTGGACTCGAAAAGGTAAAACTAAGTTCAGAATATTTTTAGCAAAAAGTTTCGTGTTAAtaagttttcatatttaatcaaAACTGTTGTTGTTTTCGTTTTGCTAACAGATGAAACAACTATTCTCTCGCGACTCTTCCAAGAAGAGCAAGAAAGAGAAGGAACCTGTCCAGCAGAAGACTCGCACGCGGGTGCTCAAGAGCCCTGAACATCTTGCCAAAGACGACTCCGAATATAGAAGGTACTTTCCATCGTTTGGGCAACTTTTTTCAAGCTTACTTTGGGTACTTCCTGAGAAATGACAATTTctctttcaatattttatttttaaaattatgtatgtgCATGTATGTGTCTTTGTTTGCGGGGACCATAATATGTAAGTAATAAGAGAGACACGCCTGAGTTTGTTCCGATGCTTCTTATAAGGACCATCAGGGCTGTGGGTTTCTTTTCACGTTTGAGCATGTAAATTTTAAAGATGCTCTTCGCCaaattttgagtatataaaaaataatgttttaaatttggaattcaTAGGACAGCTACCAGGAAAACGTAATCAACGAACTAGTCAAAACTATTCGCAGAACGATGCGATAACATCAAACTTCCTGCAGAGTTCTGATAACCTGGTACTTTATAAAAATTGCAGTCATCGGACCAAacttgttctattttttttacacacataaaaaataattttcttgtaTTTTCAACTAGGTcttataataagaaaaataaggCAGCATTTACGAGGACACATAATGAATTcgatataatctatactaagcTGCTTAAACgataacatattttttctatatccATGAACGACTTCTAGGATGGTGGTATAATCTCATATCACAAAAATCAAGGCCGCGAATCAGTCAGGGAAACTACAACCTATTGTGTCTTGTTATTTACTAGCTACTCTGTTCCTTTATAGACAACAATATTAGATGAGCTTTAAGCTTGTCTGCCCATAGCggctattaaaaaaactacCTTAGTACAAATATAAAGCACAACAAACAACATTTATCTAGGCCTGATTGTTTCAAAACTTCATTTTAGATATACAGATCCTGAACCAAGCGATATAGTCGTTAAGAAGATAGACTATGAATGTCAAGCCGACGAAAGGAGATACAGGGGTTCCCGGGAAGACCTACACAGATACAGAAGTATCGAGCCTAGGGACAGTGACGTGGAAAGGAAATATAGAGAAACCGATTTTGACAAAAGGTATGTTAATTAGTTTCTCCACAGCCTTGAGTTTTTGGAGTGCTCACCGTCGCCCGTAGACAACGGTAATGCCAGGAGTATCAGTACCTTGTCCATTACGTTCTTAAGTTCAGGTAACTTGGTGTTTTATAAAAATGTGGAGTCATTAGaaacagttttaataaaatttgctaATTTTGAAACTCGGTCACAACTTATTGCTATAAGTTGTTGCTATACGAAAATAACTTATTGCTATAAGTTGTAATCGAGTGtcataagattaaaaaaaacagcgatTCAGAACTTCTTCTTGAAGACACCGTCGTTGATATGAAATAAAACATGtctatgatattattatgttaaccCGGACTGCGGTCTACAGACTGCaaaaaaacacattataatTGTGTTGGTGTATGgacagataaataaaaaattaacaaagtttttttttattgcttagatgggtggacgagctcacagcccatctggtgttaagtggttactggagcccatagacatctacaacgtaaatgcgccacccaccttgagatatgagttctaagatctcaagtatagttacaacggctgccccacccttcaaaccgaaaagcattactgcttcacggtagaaataggcggggtggtggtacctacccgtgcggactcacaagaggtcctaccaccagtttaaagTGTTTGCATCCTGATCATTTTAATCTCGTCTCTTCATGCGATTTCTTGAAACAATTTGAATTATTACAATGAACAGTTTATTCTTTAGATACGAGAATACACTTAAAGAGGAGAGAAGATATAAGGGTCGTAAAGAAGAAAGCAGGCGTTACAATTCCTCAGACCGAGACAGTGACCAGCACTCTAGACCTTCGGATGGCGACAGCGAGTTCAGAAAGTCGAGATCTAAAACCAATCGACCGCTGGATTCACCTGCTTTGGTAAGTCTTTATTTTCATTCGGATGAGATCGTAACCAATTTTATGCAATGCCGAACCCAGAGCAAAATGTTTTAGAGCATACCTACTTTAAGAGTCTAAACGAAACAGCGAGAGACGTTGCGCCTACATGTTAGCAATTGAATCCGTTTAGCCCTAAAATAAATGTGACATTCAAAAActttctacaaacaaaaatttaccatattaaatttgttaattttgtctACCTAGATTTATTATGTTCTACTCAAAATTTGTTAGTAGCAATGAATCTTTTCACGTGTCTGCCTACAAACACAATATACCTCTTTTCGTTCTGATAAacttcaataaaaatgaaagtataAAATGATAAACAATGTTATTTATCGTGTCCGCACACAGGTACATTTTTAAGTTCATTGTCTCCGTCCTCCATTTGTCCTGCAGACGttttttgaatgtttttgtACATCTCGATGACCCGCCATATATCTTCTTTACTTTATTAATCCTTGAATACAGATAATCTTTTTAGAAGGGCCATTAATATTAGTACCTACATGCGTTTAAGATATTACATTTTTGTAAGGATCCTTCTTAATGGATTatataaaaaaggaaataataTTGATTAGCAAGCCACAGAACTACCCCTATACGAATCTATCTGTTCTCACAATGGCTCAACTCCAGTGGGAGAGCATTAAAACACAATTTGCCACTAAGCAAGTATGTCATAATGTATGTAATACATTTTGTCGGCGACCGAAGTAAAGGTATCAGTCATGGACCGCGATGGTCGGTATAACACCAAAGTTCAGTACTCAACGTAACGTTCGCCCTAACCATTGGAACTCGAAAGTGATAGCAATGTGATGAAACGTCCGATAGCCGTTATGTTAGTAAGACTTCCCGCTTGCGTTGCAAAGTTAAGTCGTTGGATTCCGGTAGTAACTTGCTTGCCTAAAATAGTATGACtgcatatttttaatgttaaattacaAACAGCTCATTTAATTTCTTTGGACATATAAAGTATAGGCTTTGGATAAAGTTTTAGGTTTTTTCCACTTTGACATCGAACTTACCCTACCCGGACGATTATCAATGCAACAATTACCGGTAGACTGCAAACCGTGAGCGTCATTCAGCATACAACTGGAGTAGGAAACTGTAGATGCACCAAACACACAtctgtataattattataaaaaatgtgtgcgtgtactagtgtacacacgtaagaagtgaaacttatttatggccttatttttcgaaaaatgatctacatgcaactttctagaaattggttaaataaagttaaattagataaagtttaaacaaaaggattttattatcatagacatgaatacaaaaaagttaaattagataaagtttaaacaaaaggattttattatcatagacatgaatacaaaacagatggcgcgtaacggaaaaaaggaagtttcacttcaaaaaaaaagaacacaatattcctaacctaaaagtacatgttattatccgcaacatgcttcgtcagattacagaaataaagttatcagcaacatgcttcgtcaaaatcTGTCTAATTACAAATGAAATTACTACTTAAACAATAAAACGAAACATAGTACATACAATGCATACGATATTAAGGTAACGCCATCACCGTATGaactgacatacatacataatatattcctCCCCATTTAGAACGACCGGCTCAGCGACAAATCAGCGAGTTAAATTCGAGTTACAGTAGTTGGGTGTCGAACACACGACCTTTGCTATTCGTCTGTTACGAAGCCATTGTTCCACTGCATTCCGAGCGCGGAGATGTTCCGCATTGTTTCGGCAACTAATATGTTTTACATAACGCCCTAATGGCGCAGCGGTGTGGAGCTTGTCTCGCGAAACCGAGATAGTGGGTTTTTAGACTGAACTTTGTTTTGTTCACGAGAAGAAATACATATAATTCGTTTTGTTTCGGATTAGATGAAATGACCCCCAACCCCCTCTAGAAAAGGGAGGGTTGGAGGGTCAGGCCGCCGCCTGCCTTAGAGATGAAATCGAAGTCTGACATATTTAATTAACGACTAGGGGTTCTTTACACTCGTGAATGGTTCAcgagagaaataggcaggtgtgGGCTACACATGAGGATTCACTGTACGCCCTATCTTTTACTTTATCTACCTAATACAGGCCCTTACTCTACCTACCTAATaccgccatttttcttttttcctacctatgctgatagccttgagaggctatttcagcttcaccctaacgtgtgtaggtgagctcacggggctctaaccggagtgttgctaacactgactctagcaagagcagtgcttcgcagaatctagcaccggatcggaaacgcgacccactgagaagatccggcgagaaactcagtgggccaccAAAGCCGGCTGTCTCTTAGACATCAATTACGTATGATTATGAATAATAGTTTAGTTTGGGAGTTTCTTGATGCTTGCTCGtagactttaaaaaaatatcgaaacgTGTCTGTATTTGCTATTagcaaatataaataatttaacaacgTTTAATGAACAatgaaatatcaattaaaatagcGTAAAACGATTGCATCAGGAGACGCTATCAGTAAATAAACAGTTCAAGTTAAAAGATGTAGCGTGAATTCTCGGATTTagagtgtttttattttcaaaacagtTTCATGAAATGAACAGTATTTCTAAGAAGGTTTCGAAGGTTTCCGATCCTTAATCTCAACTTTCTTAATTGGTAGAAAGAAAAAACATGTATGGTGGGTACTATAAGGCCCCTGAAAAAGCGCAACAGGAAACGCTACAGCTTATTAATTACTAGGGCCACGCAAAAGTGAAAGTTACCATACCGGGTGCTCCCAATCAATTCgtttatatacaaataaactTTGTGTCGTAATAAACGTGCAGGAAGTATCGCAATTCCATAGCGGTAACATGGAATCAAGGGTTCGAGACGGGGTATATTCTGGTGGTAGCGAAATATGTATGCTTACACATGGGCTTTGTAGACAGAAGTGCATACTGCCCATATAACGGGGAGTGATCATCATAGCATGGTATTGGAGCACCACAGCCGTCGTCGATGGCTGCTACTCCGATACCATGACTATCAGCGCTGGCGTttcacaaggttcggtgctcttccccacgcttttcatactgcacattaatgacatgctatctattgat encodes the following:
- the LOC101735966 gene encoding uncharacterized protein LOC101735966 — protein: MTDEIEQAIADNGDRLAEPEPKEPKEKPRVSFNRDVHVKRFGKPRETRGASDTLSVRKEPFTHLSKEELIEEANKVLAAAQSVTCTADHPPEKFFSLPHRRKFKENARRNSDTSPDGKTPLGRSTSDVSAKKAKERTSLSTIFRKAQRNKSPGEPVVVSTKPVAAVKRSKSDVTDLKSNTNLNTQNKPIRKRSGSETEEFLKSLRNKKSQLSPIIESSPREDYFQKTSPLDLLQKQRVTKKDKDKAEEKKTENKKVNPVEKPPRYKTPENQDPKPPTRTKRGKSSEIDKSPSITETPKRKSEIKKTILVDEIDASKSKENNSAEVKDKIKDSIRKIEENVYGSKDMIHSSQQPPDKPPLTRGQTVDHIVKILKEDQFTSPKSHLIVPPNGTNVNQPFSYIKPSVSPDPNLFVRTTSPDRVPSPVNKMTDKRVVYAQVIKDIADHDKSKIGHKKNSPTRERYVHNSDEDEGLGYEERNKFSTTRTYDYDYKANENPQFNTIGSYKITDSPIKPRFREYKLRSFEELEPTYANDDSHDLINKFRGRADGMDTKKKQYEPEHTKVDLDFNELSHRRQLLESRLNARRLERERNNIGEPISRYLETDPIYEAEKRMKATERFVNETVRYCRNTVERDGFAESSVTEDYSKYDSDNRKVKYNTETRTYKDNKGEIDRREFVDRYDSRYKENRKVFPPEPEYEPPSLESNLQKPVLTPNEYKEKKYKVKKHVTSSQDALQTGHKFKIKDEWFGKRKGHYASNPEIAQEREEEYANLPKFSESYHNSLRRGKKDKYQDDFAIRRHDSGDSRDYYRDDRSPRRYDIDNRLVDSGIENDFRKDSSGEIHRRYRRHESEDDVRNTSLFLDSERRHTEDNYPSEQIYANGEYLARFKDYRDEEERRYRKEQAGRDRSADDGSHFAHKYDSYDKSPSRTNEKISAKPPKATKKLSGLEKMKQLFSRDSSKKSKKEKEPVQQKTRTRVLKSPEHLAKDDSEYRRYTDPEPSDIVVKKIDYECQADERRYRGSREDLHRYRSIEPRDSDVERKYRETDFDKRYENTLKEERRYKGRKEESRRYNSSDRDSDQHSRPSDGDSEFRKSRSKTNRPLDSPALAERYKERRRLATPSPTPSPPRRQISNTPTSSGTWFKSLDRLTRKKGKSPKVDKESSLSMQEEPKKSWMKSQSRPLNSPAKNLRFFGDTDPDSDANVKQNVTKTKSHPQPKTRGTLRKTISNSSTGIDEIDHPELSSKSYSLSNLHRDEVDRESPRTKQYYKRNLQNISEIQSNSENESQFNRKVDTKPPIPYDRSRSHSSSKTLKAKSDTRRRTDERGSSSDIRSSKQELNRDMKHRRRTPVTNSGESSTEGDSSHQSQRSVVYLHATTVGDIPDPGRISRNRSRDDVSSINSSNIQVRSTTKSFSIFAPWTPKHYSDQYDVHYAQKPRKIKPKETMKKAASTKTLTDERPSLQKNKSYSQSTLTKRPQNNRLTSSSTTLYKKPEKKVESTRKSTPRDGKRSADVSSRDSDRERVSRSISMPKDNNKKAGWFKLSSKNKKPEINTRVR